DNA from Planctomycetota bacterium:
GTCGGCGGATCTGCCCTCACCGGCGACATCGCCGTGCCCAAGGACCGGGCCCACGCGCCGGGCGCGCATCACCACGAAGCCTCGGACATTCCCATCACGTACGTCCCCGCGCGGAACATGACCATGCTGTCGCTCGCCGCCGGGCTCGCCGAGGTGCTCGGCGCCGACGACCTGTTCATCGGGGTCAACGCGATCGATTACTCGGGCTACCCCGACTGCCGCCCGGCGTTCATCCGCGCGTTCGAGCACGCCGCCAACCTCGGCACCAAGCGCGGCGTCGAGGGCGGGCAGTTCCGCGTCCACACGCCCCTGATCGAGCGCACCAAGGCCGACATCATCCGCCTCGGCGTCGAACTCGGCGTCGACCTCTCGCTCACCACCAGTTGCTACGACCCCTCGCCACGCGGGCCCTGCGGGCACTGCGACTCCTGCCTCATCCGCGCCCGCGGCTTCGCCGACGCCGGCCTCCCCGACCCCGCACTTGCATCATTTCACCTTTGACAATTTGACCATTTGCCCATTTGTCCGTTTGCCATTTGCCCCTTTGCCCATTTGCCATTTGCCCCTTTGCCTCTTTCCCTTCC
Protein-coding regions in this window:
- the queC gene encoding 7-cyano-7-deazaguanine synthase QueC encodes the protein MTARPAVILLSGGLDSAVSLGVARRDGFACHTLSVDYGQRHRVELAAAAKIAHACGVASHRTIALDLRAVGGSALTGDIAVPKDRAHAPGAHHHEASDIPITYVPARNMTMLSLAAGLAEVLGADDLFIGVNAIDYSGYPDCRPAFIRAFEHAANLGTKRGVEGGQFRVHTPLIERTKADIIRLGVELGVDLSLTTSCYDPSPRGPCGHCDSCLIRARGFADAGLPDPALASFHL